Proteins from a single region of Cytophagaceae bacterium:
- a CDS encoding cytochrome c oxidase subunit II, which yields MTIVIAILAIVFVILTFLVVSKTLSIAKGIQDNKTEENDDYLGKPGKFNNANGLALLVFWILSLIGVFWSFFSAKENFLPEASSIHGKQTDFWFWVSMSVISLAFVLVNSVLFFFAYRYRYSKDRKVSFYTHNNNLEIIWTSVPAIVMAGLVFSGLRVWTKITADAPQDAEVVEIMGKQFAWSVRYPGVDDNQLGGYNFKLMDDANGNPMGVDFADEKSFDDFSNSSELHIPKGKPVLLKIRARDVLHSVFIPHMRVKMDAVPGMPTKFWFVAEKSTDEMRKDLGKENFNYEIACTEICGRSHFGMKLLLVVDEPAEYEKWKRSQKTLLAENPKLMELVPANLKAKAQKYLPVEETEVAEVVADASLSNSNNVIK from the coding sequence ATGACAATTGTAATTGCAATTTTGGCGATAGTTTTTGTGATTTTGACCTTTTTGGTCGTTTCAAAAACATTATCAATCGCAAAAGGAATTCAGGATAATAAGACTGAAGAAAATGATGATTATCTTGGAAAACCAGGAAAATTTAATAATGCTAACGGTCTGGCATTGTTGGTTTTTTGGATTCTAAGTTTAATTGGTGTTTTCTGGTCATTTTTTTCTGCAAAAGAGAATTTCCTTCCGGAAGCTTCCTCAATTCATGGCAAACAAACTGACTTCTGGTTTTGGGTTTCGATGTCAGTAATTTCTCTTGCTTTTGTATTGGTTAATTCAGTACTTTTCTTTTTTGCCTATAGATACCGATATTCGAAAGATCGGAAAGTTTCATTTTATACCCATAATAATAATCTGGAAATCATTTGGACTTCGGTTCCGGCGATTGTTATGGCAGGTTTAGTATTTTCTGGCCTCAGAGTTTGGACAAAAATCACAGCCGATGCCCCACAGGACGCGGAAGTTGTGGAGATTATGGGAAAGCAATTTGCATGGTCTGTTAGATACCCCGGAGTTGATGACAATCAATTGGGGGGATATAATTTTAAATTAATGGATGATGCCAATGGTAATCCTATGGGTGTTGATTTTGCTGATGAAAAATCATTTGACGATTTTTCAAATTCATCAGAGTTGCATATACCAAAGGGGAAGCCGGTTTTGTTAAAAATTAGAGCCAGAGATGTACTTCATAGTGTATTTATTCCCCATATGAGAGTAAAGATGGATGCTGTGCCAGGAATGCCAACAAAGTTTTGGTTTGTTGCAGAAAAATCCACTGATGAGATGAGAAAAGATCTGGGTAAAGAAAATTTCAATTACGAAATAGCATGCACTGAGATTTGTGGAAGGTCTCATTTTGGAATGAAATTGTTGCTGGTTGTTGACGAACCTGCTGAATACGAAAAATGGAAGAGAAGTCAAAAGACTCTTTTGGCAGAGAATCCCAAATTGATGGAATTGGTGCCCGCCAATTTAAAGGCAAAAGCTCAAAAATATCTTCCGGTTGAAGAAACAGAGGTGGCTGAGGTGGTTGCCGATGCAAGTTTAAGTAATTCAAATAATGTAATTAAATAA
- a CDS encoding quinol:cytochrome C oxidoreductase, whose product MAHKHEIPSLDETFDFSSSSKRKLVISAIIGVALVILGYFLVAKFGHHEAAHGADAHGGDHHGATVFSRLIANLWMNSVYFVGISVVGVFFLSYNYVAKAGWYTSFKRVPEAFPAFIIVPALIMLALFIYPESRNAIFHWTHHGIMDPASENYDKIIAGKSWYLNFGFFLVRMIAYFAVWYYLWLQIRKNSLLEDEYNDLAYYTKSRNYSKLFLIFFAVTSSTAAWDFSLSIDTHWFSTMFGWYHLASWHVAGIAAMMLTILLLKDHGYLKAVNFSAIHDLGKLMFGFSVFWAYVWFSQYLLIYYANLPEETIYFQERLSGYGGRYFWPFMINIVLNFVFPFLILMARDSKRNVTFLKLATVSILIGHWFDFYQMHMPGIAKDQGGIGLMEIGTTLTFASLFIYFIMNQLSKANLIAKNHPFLEESLHHDI is encoded by the coding sequence ATGGCTCACAAGCACGAAATACCTTCATTAGACGAAACATTTGATTTTTCATCTTCGTCGAAAAGAAAGCTGGTCATCTCCGCTATTATTGGTGTGGCTTTGGTAATATTGGGTTATTTTTTGGTAGCAAAATTTGGTCATCATGAGGCTGCACATGGGGCAGACGCTCACGGAGGAGACCATCATGGTGCAACGGTTTTTTCAAGATTGATAGCCAATCTTTGGATGAACAGCGTGTATTTTGTTGGGATTTCTGTAGTAGGAGTATTTTTCTTAAGCTACAACTATGTAGCCAAAGCCGGGTGGTACACCTCTTTTAAAAGAGTTCCTGAGGCTTTTCCAGCTTTTATCATTGTACCGGCATTAATTATGTTGGCCTTATTTATTTATCCCGAATCAAGAAACGCAATATTCCACTGGACACATCACGGAATCATGGATCCGGCCAGTGAAAATTACGATAAAATAATTGCGGGCAAATCATGGTATTTAAATTTTGGATTTTTCCTGGTAAGAATGATAGCCTATTTTGCAGTTTGGTATTATTTATGGCTACAAATTCGCAAGAATTCTTTATTGGAGGATGAATATAATGATTTGGCTTATTACACCAAAAGCCGTAATTATTCTAAACTATTTCTTATTTTCTTTGCTGTAACCTCCTCAACAGCTGCCTGGGACTTTTCGTTATCAATTGATACACATTGGTTTTCAACTATGTTTGGCTGGTATCATTTGGCGTCATGGCATGTTGCTGGTATAGCAGCTATGATGCTAACAATTTTATTGTTAAAAGACCATGGTTATTTGAAAGCAGTAAATTTCAGTGCAATTCATGATTTGGGAAAATTGATGTTTGGTTTTTCAGTTTTTTGGGCCTATGTTTGGTTTAGCCAGTATCTTTTAATTTATTATGCCAATCTTCCGGAAGAAACAATTTACTTTCAGGAAAGGTTAAGTGGATATGGTGGCAGATATTTTTGGCCTTTTATGATAAATATTGTGTTGAATTTTGTTTTTCCGTTTCTTATTTTGATGGCTCGTGATTCAAAAAGAAATGTGACTTTTTTAAAATTGGCAACTGTTTCTATATTGATAGGTCATTGGTTTGATTTTTATCAAATGCATATGCCGGGTATTGCTAAAGACCAGGGTGGGATAGGTTTGATGGAAATCGGCACTACACTTACATTCGCATCTTTATTTATCTATTTTATTATGAATCAACTTTCTAAAGCTAATTTGATTGCCAAAAATCATCCGTTCCTTGAAGAAAGTTTACATCATGATATATAA
- a CDS encoding c-type cytochrome, with translation MKNRKSYIILVFSFVAGISLVSCNKHEDTGWEFAPNMYNSRAYEPLTQINSNSINPGGLNMRKPVEGTVARRNFNTKFTQEDGTVVEDLLVYDFGKDDLAIAQNVKNPIQWSETVEEEGKVLYERNCMHCHGEKGAGDGKVAAKYKGVPNYSSDALKSISAGHIYHVITFGKGRMWPHSAQVTPIERWKIAHYVGRLQIGG, from the coding sequence ATGAAAAACAGAAAGTCATATATAATATTAGTTTTCAGCTTTGTTGCTGGAATAAGTTTGGTATCTTGTAATAAACATGAAGATACAGGATGGGAGTTTGCTCCCAATATGTATAACTCCAGAGCTTATGAGCCATTAACCCAAATTAATTCCAATTCAATCAACCCAGGTGGTCTTAATATGCGTAAACCGGTGGAGGGTACAGTTGCAAGAAGAAATTTTAATACGAAATTTACCCAGGAAGATGGTACCGTAGTGGAAGATCTTTTGGTTTATGATTTTGGGAAAGATGATTTGGCAATTGCTCAAAATGTTAAGAATCCTATTCAATGGTCTGAGACGGTAGAAGAAGAAGGTAAAGTGCTGTATGAAAGAAACTGTATGCATTGTCATGGTGAAAAAGGTGCAGGTGATGGTAAAGTCGCTGCCAAATACAAAGGTGTTCCTAATTATAGCTCTGATGCTTTAAAAAGTATATCTGCCGGACATATTTACCATGTTATTACCTTTGGTAAAGGACGTATGTGGCCACATTCTGCTCAGGTTACTCCAATAGAACGTTGGAAAATAGCTCATTATGTTGGAAGATTACAGATTGGCGGTTAA
- a CDS encoding DUF3341 domain-containing protein — translation MANKKYIVGIFDDEDVVKNAVGKIRGSKVKIHEVFCPYPVHGLDSVLGYDRPRMGVPAFLFGITGTTLAFLLTFWTMGIDWPMNIGGKNFFPFPTNIPIVFELTVLLAAFGMAFTFFFMEGLGPTSKPLIFDIRSTDDKFAMAIDLSKNTLSDSEIQSILKESGASEVSVKEI, via the coding sequence ATGGCAAATAAAAAATATATTGTAGGCATTTTTGATGACGAGGACGTTGTCAAAAACGCTGTCGGCAAAATCAGGGGAAGCAAAGTGAAAATACATGAAGTATTTTGCCCTTATCCGGTGCATGGTCTTGATTCTGTTTTAGGATATGACAGACCTAGAATGGGTGTTCCTGCCTTTTTATTTGGAATTACAGGTACTACTTTGGCTTTTTTACTTACTTTTTGGACTATGGGTATTGATTGGCCTATGAATATTGGAGGTAAAAACTTCTTTCCATTTCCAACAAATATTCCTATTGTATTTGAGCTTACGGTTTTATTAGCAGCATTTGGTATGGCATTTACATTCTTTTTTATGGAAGGTTTAGGTCCAACTTCAAAACCTTTGATTTTTGACATTAGAAGTACTGACGATAAATTTGCTATGGCAATTGATTTAAGTAAGAATACTTTAAGTGATTCTGAAATACAATCAATATTAAAAGAATCAGGGGCTTCAGAAGTAAGTGTAAAAGAAATTTGA
- the nrfD gene encoding polysulfide reductase NrfD codes for MSVVSPIREHLVTGGKTHHDVTEDICRHVEAKPTKEWKIALTISILVLLYGTGWVLWTWWEGLGVWGLNKTVGWAWDITNFVWWVGIGHAGTLISAILLLFRQKWRTSVNRAAEAMTIFAVICAASFIVMHMGRPWLALWALPLPNTFGSLWVNFNSPLVWDVFAISTYFSVSLLFWFIGLIPDLATIRDRATGIRKTIYGALSLGWTGGAKTWARYEDVSLILAGLSTPLVLSVHTIVSFDFATSVIPGWHTTIFPPYFVAGAIFSGFAMVQNLMLITRVVYKLEDYITIEHISLMNKIITLTGSIVGVAYITEFFIAAYSGVEYEKYAFLNRATGPLWWSYAAMMTCNVLSPQVFWFKSLRENIVVSFVIAVVVNIGMWFERFVIIVTSLHRDYLPSSWTYFTPRMADIGDYMFSFGLFGTLFFLFSKFLPVINMAEVKAVLKSSSEKTSNH; via the coding sequence ATGTCAGTAGTTTCACCAATTAGAGAACATCTAGTAACCGGAGGAAAAACTCACCACGATGTTACTGAAGATATTTGCAGACATGTAGAAGCCAAACCTACCAAAGAATGGAAAATAGCTTTAACTATTTCTATCCTTGTACTTCTTTATGGTACTGGTTGGGTACTTTGGACATGGTGGGAAGGTCTGGGTGTATGGGGTCTTAATAAAACCGTAGGTTGGGCATGGGACATCACAAACTTTGTTTGGTGGGTGGGTATAGGTCATGCAGGTACATTGATTTCGGCCATACTTTTGCTTTTTCGTCAAAAGTGGAGAACATCTGTTAACCGTGCTGCAGAAGCAATGACAATTTTTGCGGTTATTTGTGCGGCCTCATTCATTGTAATGCACATGGGTCGTCCATGGTTGGCATTATGGGCATTACCACTACCAAATACTTTCGGATCACTCTGGGTAAACTTCAACTCTCCGCTTGTTTGGGACGTGTTTGCAATATCAACGTATTTTTCAGTTTCTTTGCTATTTTGGTTTATTGGATTAATTCCTGACCTTGCCACAATCAGAGATAGAGCAACAGGTATCAGAAAAACTATTTATGGAGCCTTGTCTTTAGGTTGGACGGGAGGAGCCAAAACCTGGGCCAGATATGAAGATGTTTCCTTAATATTGGCAGGTTTATCTACTCCACTTGTTCTTTCGGTACATACTATTGTATCTTTTGACTTTGCAACTTCCGTAATTCCAGGGTGGCATACCACTATTTTTCCTCCTTATTTCGTTGCAGGTGCAATTTTCTCTGGATTTGCAATGGTTCAAAACCTAATGCTTATTACAAGAGTTGTTTACAAACTTGAGGATTATATTACAATTGAGCATATTAGTTTAATGAATAAAATCATTACTTTAACTGGTTCAATAGTAGGTGTTGCTTATATTACCGAATTTTTTATTGCAGCCTATTCAGGTGTGGAATATGAAAAATATGCATTTCTTAATCGTGCAACTGGTCCTCTATGGTGGTCCTATGCTGCCATGATGACATGTAATGTTTTGTCGCCGCAGGTATTCTGGTTTAAAAGTTTAAGAGAAAATATTGTAGTTTCATTTGTTATTGCTGTGGTAGTAAACATAGGTATGTGGTTTGAAAGATTTGTAATCATTGTGACATCACTTCATAGAGATTATTTACCTTCAAGCTGGACATATTTTACCCCTCGAATGGCTGATATCGGTGATTATATGTTCTCTTTTGGGTTGTTTGGAACATTATTCTTTTTATTCTCTAAATTTTTGCCTGTTATAAACATGGCAGAGGTAAAGGCAGTTTTAAAATCTTCATCGGAAAAAACATCTAACCATTGA
- a CDS encoding TAT-variant-translocated molybdopterin oxidoreductase, whose amino-acid sequence MENTNKRYWKGVEELKNDIELVKNSEREFNLEGLESGTYRRDFLKMLGFGVAAVSLAACDAPVRKSIPYLNKPEDVEPGIPNYYASSYNVGGNYASVLVKTREGRPIKIEGNKLSGVTKGGVNAQVHASVLSLYDSQKLKDPKKEGKKTTWEELDKDISNALATSQNVRIVSNTILSPTTKAVIADFAKKYPSTKHITYDANSASGLIEANASSFGKAVIPSFLFNKANVIVGVNCDFLGTWISPIEYSALWAEGRKVSSAKGGKKSMSRHYQFETGMTITGANADYRGAIKPSQEGLFLANLFNKLVGILGAGTALSVAKFDSQYLDKCAKDLAAAKGAGLVVSGSNDVAVQTLVNGINSLLGNVGNTIDFGTTVNYRQGSDAQLTQFASELKSGVVDAVIFLGANPVYDTLKGTDIAEGLKKAKLSVSISETETETAKLCKFIATSTHFLESWGDANPKTGFYSLIQPCISNIFNSRQAESSLLTWAGQSSDFHAYLKSNWKANILGGVSWTKALHDGVLESPLSVVSGANFTGNLAGAVASLKSGKGIELSVFESVTVGTGIQANNPWLLETPDPITKVTWENTASVSQKTAADLGLTAGDWVNVTVGKVTKELPLVIQPGQANDTVSIAMGFGRTSAGKAGNTGTEVLSFLAGAPSASNLWVGDVKIEKTKSGYTLPQTQTHETYMGREAVVQETILSKYVKDVKAGRYEPKISTSEGLQRPYSISMWNGHSKKNHSWGMVIDLNTCTGCSACLVSCQAENNVPVVGKVEVARAREMHWIRIDRYYSSDAPHEQGYSVGGFKAMEIASENPEVVFQPMMCQHCSNAPCETVCPVLATTHSSEGLNQMTYNRCVGTRYCANNCPYKVRRFNWFKYFENDNFDYNLNNDLGKMVLNPDVTIRSRGVIEKCSMCVQRIQAGKLTAKSEKRRPFDGEIETACSQSCPTGAIVFGDMLDPNTKISKLLTEEAEGRAYHVLEELNVIPQISYLSKVRNKDEQKSSDTVASVKHTEEHAH is encoded by the coding sequence ATGGAGAATACTAATAAAAGGTATTGGAAAGGTGTTGAAGAGTTAAAAAACGATATAGAACTCGTAAAGAATTCTGAAAGAGAGTTTAATCTTGAAGGCTTGGAGTCTGGAACGTATCGAAGAGATTTTCTTAAAATGTTGGGTTTTGGAGTTGCTGCGGTTTCGCTTGCGGCATGTGATGCACCGGTTAGGAAATCAATTCCATACTTAAATAAACCTGAAGATGTAGAGCCTGGTATTCCTAATTACTATGCATCTTCCTACAATGTAGGAGGTAATTATGCCAGTGTTTTGGTAAAAACCAGAGAAGGAAGACCTATAAAAATTGAAGGTAATAAGTTATCTGGAGTTACAAAAGGTGGTGTCAATGCTCAGGTACATGCCTCTGTTCTTTCACTTTATGATTCTCAAAAATTAAAAGATCCTAAAAAAGAAGGTAAAAAGACAACCTGGGAAGAGCTTGATAAAGATATTTCTAACGCTTTAGCTACTTCTCAAAACGTTAGAATTGTATCTAATACTATTTTATCGCCTACCACAAAAGCCGTAATTGCTGATTTTGCAAAGAAATATCCTTCTACAAAACATATTACCTATGATGCAAATTCAGCGTCAGGTTTAATAGAGGCCAATGCTTCAAGTTTTGGAAAAGCTGTAATTCCATCCTTTCTTTTCAATAAAGCCAATGTAATAGTTGGTGTTAATTGTGACTTCTTAGGAACCTGGATTAGTCCAATAGAATACTCAGCTCTTTGGGCAGAAGGTAGAAAAGTAAGTAGTGCTAAAGGTGGTAAAAAGTCGATGTCACGTCATTACCAGTTCGAAACCGGGATGACAATAACAGGAGCCAATGCAGATTACAGAGGAGCTATTAAGCCATCTCAGGAAGGATTATTTTTGGCTAACCTTTTTAATAAGCTAGTTGGAATTCTTGGAGCCGGTACAGCACTCTCTGTAGCTAAGTTTGATTCACAGTATTTGGATAAATGTGCTAAAGACCTTGCCGCCGCAAAAGGAGCAGGTTTGGTGGTAAGTGGTTCAAATGATGTTGCAGTTCAGACACTTGTAAATGGTATCAACAGCCTGCTTGGAAATGTTGGAAATACCATTGATTTTGGAACTACTGTCAACTATCGTCAAGGAAGTGATGCTCAGTTGACTCAATTTGCTTCTGAATTAAAATCCGGTGTCGTTGATGCAGTGATTTTCCTAGGTGCTAATCCAGTGTATGATACATTAAAGGGTACTGATATAGCTGAAGGTTTGAAAAAAGCTAAGTTGAGTGTTTCAATTTCTGAAACTGAAACTGAAACTGCCAAACTTTGTAAATTTATAGCAACAAGTACTCATTTTCTTGAATCCTGGGGTGATGCAAATCCTAAAACGGGATTTTATTCTTTGATACAACCTTGTATTTCAAATATATTTAATTCTCGTCAGGCTGAATCCAGTTTACTGACATGGGCTGGCCAATCGTCTGATTTTCATGCTTATCTGAAATCAAATTGGAAAGCCAATATTCTTGGTGGAGTTTCATGGACCAAAGCACTTCATGATGGTGTTTTAGAGTCACCACTATCAGTAGTTTCTGGAGCCAATTTTACTGGTAACCTTGCAGGTGCTGTGGCTTCTCTTAAATCAGGAAAAGGAATAGAACTTTCGGTTTTTGAAAGTGTAACTGTTGGAACAGGAATTCAGGCCAATAACCCATGGTTATTGGAGACTCCGGATCCTATCACAAAAGTTACCTGGGAAAATACTGCTTCTGTATCTCAAAAAACTGCAGCTGATTTGGGATTAACTGCCGGAGATTGGGTAAATGTAACTGTGGGAAAAGTGACAAAAGAACTTCCTTTGGTTATTCAGCCTGGTCAGGCCAATGATACTGTGTCAATTGCAATGGGTTTTGGCAGGACATCTGCCGGCAAAGCAGGAAATACAGGAACCGAAGTTTTAAGTTTTCTTGCCGGTGCTCCTTCAGCCTCTAACCTGTGGGTGGGAGATGTAAAAATTGAAAAAACTAAAAGTGGTTATACTTTGCCACAAACCCAAACTCACGAAACCTATATGGGTCGTGAGGCAGTAGTACAGGAGACTATTCTTAGTAAATACGTAAAAGACGTAAAAGCAGGCAGATACGAACCAAAAATCAGTACATCTGAAGGTTTGCAAAGACCATACTCAATCTCCATGTGGAATGGTCATTCCAAGAAAAATCACAGCTGGGGAATGGTAATCGACCTTAATACTTGTACGGGTTGTTCTGCATGTTTGGTGAGTTGTCAAGCTGAAAACAACGTTCCTGTTGTTGGGAAAGTTGAAGTTGCCAGAGCCAGAGAAATGCATTGGATAAGAATTGACAGGTATTACAGCTCAGATGCTCCTCATGAGCAAGGCTATAGCGTTGGTGGATTCAAGGCAATGGAAATCGCTTCAGAAAATCCGGAGGTTGTTTTTCAACCAATGATGTGTCAACATTGTTCAAATGCTCCATGCGAAACTGTTTGTCCTGTTTTAGCTACCACTCATAGTTCGGAAGGTTTAAATCAAATGACTTATAACCGTTGTGTTGGTACGAGATATTGTGCCAATAACTGCCCTTATAAAGTGCGTAGATTTAACTGGTTCAAATATTTTGAAAACGATAATTTTGATTATAACCTGAATAATGATTTAGGTAAAATGGTTCTTAATCCTGATGTAACTATCAGATCAAGAGGGGTTATTGAAAAATGCTCTATGTGTGTTCAGAGGATTCAGGCTGGTAAACTTACTGCAAAAAGTGAGAAACGTCGTCCTTTTGATGGCGAAATTGAAACTGCTTGTTCTCAATCTTGTCCAACCGGAGCAATTGTTTTTGGAGATATGTTGGATCCAAATACCAAAATTTCAAAATTATTAACTGAGGAAGCTGAGGGTAGGGCTTATCATGTACTAGAAGAATTAAACGTGATACCTCAAATTAGTTACCTTTCTAAAGTTAGAAATAAAGATGAGCAGAAAAGTTCTGATACAGTTGCATCTGTTAAGCACACTGAAGAGCATGCTCATTGA
- a CDS encoding c-type cytochrome produces the protein MINNISKKLLSFIIVFSSFQVSLMAQDGDAAAGETLFKNNCAQCHATDASVIVGPGMSGIEDRRDFAWIKTWINNPAAVISSGDKYAVELYEKYNKTQMTAFPAFGDAEVKNILAYIKQANSAPVAAPAAEGGAAVEAQDTGGGQFFNIVLVVLLVIMALVLVALLAVLNLLTRLSTPEGGEEYKSPMDALKANLKGLASDNTIRTAAVWLFIILATKASLDGMFKIGVHQGYAPQQPINFSHKLHAGDMAINCAYCHTGVYKGKQSGIPSSSICMNCHNTIKKESPEIQKIYAAIEKNQPVEWVRVHNLPDLAYFNHSQHTQVAGLDCANCHGDIAKMEVVEQRTTLTMGWCIDCHRKTDVNAKGNAYYDAILTAHNKTSKETMKVEDIGGLECAKCHY, from the coding sequence ATGATTAATAATATTTCGAAAAAATTACTATCCTTCATCATCGTATTTTCTTCCTTCCAGGTGAGCCTTATGGCTCAAGATGGCGATGCTGCTGCAGGCGAAACTCTTTTTAAGAATAATTGTGCTCAATGTCATGCTACTGATGCCTCAGTTATTGTGGGTCCTGGTATGTCAGGCATTGAAGACAGGAGAGATTTTGCATGGATTAAAACATGGATAAACAATCCCGCCGCTGTTATCTCAAGTGGGGACAAGTACGCCGTTGAGTTATATGAAAAATATAACAAAACTCAAATGACAGCCTTCCCTGCATTTGGTGACGCTGAGGTGAAAAACATTTTGGCATACATCAAACAAGCTAATTCGGCTCCCGTTGCCGCACCAGCTGCCGAAGGTGGAGCAGCAGTTGAAGCACAAGATACCGGAGGAGGTCAATTCTTCAATATTGTATTGGTAGTTTTACTTGTCATTATGGCCTTGGTTTTGGTGGCTCTTTTGGCTGTATTAAATCTCCTTACCCGTCTTTCCACTCCGGAAGGTGGCGAAGAATATAAGAGCCCTATGGATGCTCTGAAAGCTAATCTTAAAGGACTGGCTTCTGACAATACCATTCGCACAGCAGCAGTATGGTTATTTATAATTCTTGCCACAAAGGCATCTTTAGATGGAATGTTTAAGATAGGAGTTCATCAGGGTTATGCACCTCAACAACCGATAAATTTCTCGCATAAGCTTCATGCGGGGGATATGGCTATCAATTGTGCGTATTGTCATACCGGTGTTTATAAAGGGAAACAATCTGGCATTCCTTCTTCAAGTATTTGTATGAACTGCCACAATACCATTAAAAAAGAATCTCCTGAGATTCAGAAAATATATGCGGCAATAGAAAAAAATCAGCCAGTTGAATGGGTTAGGGTTCACAATTTACCGGATTTAGCATACTTCAATCACTCTCAACACACCCAGGTTGCTGGATTAGATTGTGCCAACTGTCATGGTGATATCGCCAAAATGGAAGTTGTAGAGCAACGTACGACCCTTACTATGGGCTGGTGTATTGATTGCCATAGGAAAACAGATGTAAATGCAAAAGGGAATGCATATTATGATGCCATATTGACAGCACATAATAAGACCTCCAAAGAAACTATGAAAGTTGAAGACATTGGTGGACTTGAGTGTGCCAAATGTCATTATTAA